DNA from Oryzisolibacter sp. LB2S:
GAGCGTGCGATAAATCCACTTGCCGCAGACCAGCGCATAGAACACCGCGACCACCGAGGCCTCGGTGGGGGTGAAGATGCCAAAGCGTATGCCCACGATGATGAGCACGATGAGCAGCAGTGCGGGGATGGCCTTGATGCTGGTGACGAGCATCTCGCGGCCCGTCGGGCGCGGCTCGCGCGAACGGTAGTCGCGCTTTCTGCACACCCACCAGTTCACGATGGCCATGGCGACGGCGATCAGGATGCCCGGCACGAAACCCGCCACGAACAGGCCGCCCACCGAGACATTCTCGTCCTGCAGCGCGTAGATGATCATGCTGACCGAGGGCGGGATGATGGGGCCCACGATGGAAGTGCTCGCCGTGAGCGCCGCGGCGTAGGGGCGGCCATAGCCGGCCCTGTCCATCATCTTCACCATCATCGAGCCCGGGCCTGCCGCATCGGCCAGCGCCGAGCCCGAGATGCCCGAGAACAGCGTGAGCGACAGCACGTTGGCATAACCGAGGCCACCACGCAGATGCCCCACGAACTGCGCGGCAAAGCGCAGCAGCACGGCGGTGAGTGCCCCGCCCGACATAAGCTCGGCCGCGAGGATGAAGAAGGGCACGGCCATGAGCGGAAAGCTGTCTATGCCCGTGAACATCTCCTTGAACACCACGAGCTGCGGGTAGCGCCCCCCGACGAAGACGGCCAGGGCCGCCGAGATGGCCAATGCAAAGGCCACCGGAAAGCCCAGGGCCAGCAGCACGATGATGGCGATGAAAAGCGTGAGAGTCATGTCGTCGCCCCCCGCTCAGATGGAGGCCGCCGCGTCGGCGCCCATCTCGCCCGACTCGACATAACTGCCATCGGCGATGTAGCCGCGCGCAACAAAGAGCAGGTGCACCAGCATCAGCACGAAGCCCACGGGCATGGCAACGTAGATCCAGGCCATGGGCACATCGGTGGCGGCCGTGGTCTGAAAGCGCGTGGCCCAGACATAGAGCACCGAGAAATACGTCATCACGATGCAGAACAGCCCCACGCCCACCACCACCACGGCGCGAATCACACGCGCCATGCGCGGGCCGACCGCACCGTGCAGGTTGTCTATGGCCACATGGCCGCCAAAGCGCAGCACCAGCCCCGCGCCCAGAAAGGTGCACCAGATCATCAGATGCCGCGCCACCTCCTCGGCCCAGACGATGGAGTCGCCCGTGGTGTAGCGCAGCACCACGTTGGCAAACACGATGCAGGCCATGGCCAGCAGCAACACGATGATCACCCAGCGGTTGCAGACTACCAAGGTACGTTCAACACGATCGAGCATGGGAAGGGGCGGCGCACGCGCCGTTGTCCAAGGGGTTGAAACCAAACCGCCCGGGCAGGGCCGGGCGGGTGCGGGTGCAGCGCTATAGAGCGCTTACTTCACGGCGGCGATGGCGTCCAGAGACTTCTGGCCGAACTTGGTCGCGTACTGCTTGTATGCCGGCTCGAGCGCGGCGCGG
Protein-coding regions in this window:
- a CDS encoding TRAP transporter large permease, with the translated sequence MTLTLFIAIIVLLALGFPVAFALAISAALAVFVGGRYPQLVVFKEMFTGIDSFPLMAVPFFILAAELMSGGALTAVLLRFAAQFVGHLRGGLGYANVLSLTLFSGISGSALADAAGPGSMMVKMMDRAGYGRPYAAALTASTSIVGPIIPPSVSMIIYALQDENVSVGGLFVAGFVPGILIAVAMAIVNWWVCRKRDYRSREPRPTGREMLVTSIKAIPALLLIVLIIVGIRFGIFTPTEASVVAVFYALVCGKWIYRTLEWKAVPGIAARSAMLTSSVLLVMATSAAFAWVLTVEGIPQYLSQLIVSWNLSPIMFLVAVNLLLLVFGIFMEPLPGVMILVPILAPIASALGIDPTHFAMVVIVNLTLGMITPPVGGLLFVTAVSTRVSITALTREMPLFLLAHFIVLALLTFVPALSTWLPHALGF
- a CDS encoding TRAP transporter small permease, encoding MLDRVERTLVVCNRWVIIVLLLAMACIVFANVVLRYTTGDSIVWAEEVARHLMIWCTFLGAGLVLRFGGHVAIDNLHGAVGPRMARVIRAVVVVGVGLFCIVMTYFSVLYVWATRFQTTAATDVPMAWIYVAMPVGFVLMLVHLLFVARGYIADGSYVESGEMGADAAASI